The following nucleotide sequence is from Salmo salar chromosome ssa08, Ssal_v3.1, whole genome shotgun sequence.
AGCGCACGCGTGGCTTTACATGTGTTATGGTTAACCAAAATTGGGTGTTGGTCAGTTTTTGGATTGCAAGGAATAATTCCACTGATTCCTTAGTTATCTTGAACAAAGAACGTATCATATTTTAACCAGATTCTTGATTTACAACATTTCCTATTATTTACTAATTGAAAACAATACGATGCATGGAACATATATCAATCTATAAATAGTATATCAAGAAGTTATGAGGAGTGTTACCTTACAGTGTCAAAACTGTCAATAGTGTACCTAACCACCTCTTTTCTCCCAATCactctcaggtgaaggacatctcactggaggcAACAGAAGCTTTGTGAAGTCAGCAGAACACAATACATGGAGAGATGACCgaccaatcactgttgatgaggggagtggaacctcaacccagcatgTTATCATGATAGAGGTTAGTGTAATAGTGTTGCATAAAATAGTGTTACTTTGTAAATCAAATGTGGCCTGTTTATTTCAGCAAGGCTCCCCTCAGCTATTCACTtccttacagtgcatttggaaagtattaagaccccttaaatttttctacattttgttacattacagccttattctgaaatggattaaatagtttttttcctacatcaatctacacacaataccccataatggcaaagaaaaaacatttttagattttCTCGCATTTAacaaaaaatgaaaaactgagatatcacatttacataagtattcagaccctttactcagtacttgatTGAAGCCTCTTTTTCAGcggttacagccttgagtcttcttgggaattatgctacaagcttggaacacctgtatttgagtagttactcccattcttctctgcagatcctctcaagctctgtcaggttggatagggagcgtcgctgcacagctattttcaggtcactccagagatgttcgatcgggttcaagtccgggctctggctgggccactcaaggatattcagagacttgtcccaaagccactcctgcgtggtcttggctgtgtgcttagggtcgttgtccttttggaagatgAAACCTCGCCCCAGTCttaggtcctgagcaggtttctAACAAGGATTTCTcttactttgttccgttcatctttccctcgatcctgactagtctcccagtccctgcctctgaaaaacatccccacagcatgattctgccaccaccatgcttcaccgtagggatggtattggccaggtgaggAGCGGTgcttggtttcctccagatgtgacgcttggcattcagtcttgttttcatcagaccagagaatcttgtttctcatggtctgagtcctttgggtgccttttagcaaactccaagtgggctgtcatgtgccttttactgagtggcttccgtctggccactctaccataaagacctgattggtggagtgctgcagagatggttgtctttctggaaggttctcccatctccacagaggaactctggagctctgtcacagtgatcatcgggttcttggtcacttccctgaccgaggcccttctcccccgattgcacaGCTtggtcttggtggttacaaacttcttccatttaagaatgataaagGCCAAtgttacccttctccagatctgtgcctcaacacaatcctgtctcggagctctacaaacaattccttcaacatcatggcttgatttttgctctgacatgcactgtcaactgtgaaaccttatatagacaggtgtgtgcctttccaaatcatgtccagtcaattgaatttaccacaagtgcactcaaattaagttgtagaatcatctcaaggacgatcaatggaaccaggatgcacctgagctcaattgcctTAAAATAAggtttttatgttttttattttgaatacaattgcaaaaatgtctataaacctgtttctgcttagtcattatggggtgttgtgagtTGATTGAGGacattttgaataaggctgtaacataacaaaatgtggaaaaattgaaggggtctgaatacttttcgattgCACTGTACATCTACATCCTCATTTATCTCGTGAGACTTCCCTATGACATTGTTATTCAACTCATGTACCGGAATAACTCCTCTCTTCTTGTGTCAGTCTGCAGATGCAGAGGCTGCAGGTCCTGGGGTTAAGCAGGAGATGGCTGAAGGAGAAGAGGACCCACGGCACAGCAGAGACTGCCAGACTGCAGTGGCTGGAGCGCCCCCTGTAGCCACGGAGGACCCCACCACcgccccagcacagcccagcagCATCACGGAGGTCAGTGGAACGCAGAACACCATCTTCAAGACAGAGACATACCCCAACACTTCAACGGGGCTGGGGCGACTGGGCTGTCCTCCTGCTCCCCACTCTGAGTATTTACTTTATGGTAACCATAGCCCGACGACGGTTCTGTCCCATCAGGACCCAAGTGACTCGTTACAGACTGTCAATGATCCGTCCTGTTCATACGCTACAGAGACCGGGATGATACCTGGTGACATGCCTGTGGGCTTAGATACACAGACTAATCCAATGAGAGGGAACTggaaccagtacagtagtagtgtgtatTCTGAGGAGTGCCTGGATGAGAAAGGAGAGGGTCTGGCCTTAGATGATGTGACTGTGAAAGTGGAGGGTGACGCTCCTCTGAAATGGAATGAAGACGAGACTCATTTAGGAGAAGGACACTTGCAGGGCAACAGCAGTGAGTTCTTAGACTACAGGGAAAGCTTGGAGACAAATCTAAATGTTGGGACCCACTCCCCTTTACACGCGTTCAGGGATCACAACCCAGTGTCCACGTCAATGGCACCTTCCGATTCACACAGCCATGTCCTTTTCGATCAGGTATTGATTTCAAACAACAGGGTTAGAGCCCAGGCTCTGGGTGGGGGAGCAACATCAGGAAAAGGTAAAGAGAAACGGTTCCTCTGCGcgttctgtaacaaaggcttcagctgcccccagaaggtggagatccaccagagggtccacacaggggagaaaccctacagctgtacccagtgtcataTTCGCTTTGCCCAGGCTGgtgacctgaagaggcaccagagggtccacacaggggagaaacccttcagctgtacccagtgtaaCATGCGCTTTGCCCATGCTGGCAACCTGAAGagacaccagagggtccacacaggggagaaataaTACAGCTGCCCCAGTGTGAGAAGAGATTCTACCGCCAGCTCCagctgaagatgcacctgaaggtccacacgggAGAGAGGTGGTTCGCACTGCaggaagaggttctcagagaggagctacctcaggatacaccagcagaaaaccATTCCACTCGATAACTTCTGACGTTTAGATCAAACCCTGCATTAATTAAAGACAAAGATGAATTGTCAAAAGATCCGCAGTTGCATTTGGAATTACGAGAGTAACATATTTTAGTGTTGAATATTCGGGAGGAATGTTGCTTCCAGACgtgtgatatacactgagtgtacaaaacattaggaacaactgctctttccatgaatgCAGGTGAAACTTACAGTATGatcccttattcatgtcacttgttaaattcacttcaatcagtgtagatgaagggcaggagacaagttaaagaatattttttttaagccttgagacaattgagacatggattatgtgtgtgtgccgttcagagggtgaatgggcaagacaaaatatttaagtgcggGGTATGTTAGTAAGTGCCGGGCGCacctgtttgagtgtgtcaagaactgcaatgctgctgtttcccgtgtgtatcaagaatgatccaccacccgaaggacatccagccaacttgacacaactctggAAGCACTGGAGACCTTTTGAGtcaatgccccgacgaattgaggatgTTCTGATGGCAAAAAGGGGTGTAACTCCATATTAGGAAGGTGATCCTATTGTTTTGCGCACTCAGTGTATAAggcaaaaaaaatgtgtttgtactgtgtgggccagtggttcccaacttcagtcctcgagtacccccaacagtacacattttgttgttgtagccccagacaaAAAACAGCTGATTCAACTCATTAACTATGTTTCCATTAATTTGGCCAGAGATTTTTCATTAACATTTAGAACGTTTCCGTAGAAATAGATGTGACAGTTGCCTATTGCGGTGTGTTTCCATTGAACTGTCTTGTGTCGCTCAAAAACAGCAGACGTAATATGACTTCACATCAAGaaaaagtaccagtcaaaggttttggacacacctactcattcaagggcttttcttttatttggactattttctacattgtagaataatagtgaagacatcaaaactatgaaataacatgtatggaatcatgtagtaaccaaacaaaacaatatattttagattcttcgaagtagccaccctttgccttgatgacagctttgcacactctgaaataccacatttacataagtattcagaacctttactcagtactttgttgaagcacctttggcagcgattacatccttgtgtcgtcttgggtatgacgctacaagcttggaacgcctgtatttgaggagtttctcccattctctgcagatcctctcaagctctgtcaggttggatggggagcgtcgctgcacagctattttcaggtctctccagagatgctcgattgggttcaagtctgggctctagctgggccactcaaggacattgagacttgtcccaaagccactcctgcattgtcttggctgtgtacttttttacattttatttttatttcacctttatttaaccagataggctagTTGTCAACAAGTCTTTCATTTACAacttcgacctggccaagataaacaacaatacagagttacacatggaatgaacaaacatacagtcaataacacaatagaaaaagtctatatacagtgtgtgcaaatgaggtaagataagggaggtaaggcaataaataggccatagtggcgaaataattacaatttagcaattaaacacgagtgacggatgtgcagaagatgaatgtgcaagtagagatactggtgtgcaaaggagcaaaaataaataacagcatggggatgaggtagttggatgggctatttacagatgggctatgtacaggtgcagtgatctgtgagctgctctgacagctggtgcttaaagttagtgagggagatatgagtatctagcttcagtgatttttgcaattcgttccagtcattggcaacagggaactgtaaggaaaggcggccaaaggaggaattggctttgggggtgaccagtgaaatatacctgctggagcgcgtgctacgggtgggtgctgctatggtgaccagtgagctgagattaggCAGGACCttgcctagcaaagacttatagatgacctggagccagtgggtttggcgacgaatatgaagtgagggccagccaacgagagcatacaggtcgtagtggtgggaagtatatggggctttggtgacaaaacggatggcactgtgatagactgcatcctgtttgctgagtagagtgttggagaatattttgtaaatgacatcgccgaagtcaaggatcggcaggatagtcagttttactagggtatgtttggcagcatgagggaaggggatgctttgttgcgaaataggaagccgattctagatttaattttggattggagatgcttaatgtgagtctggaaggagagtttacagtctaaccagacacctaggtatttgtagttgtccacgtattctaagtcaggaccgtccagagtagtgatgctggacgggcgggcaggtgcgggcagcgatcggttgaagagcatgcatttagttttacttgcatttaagagcagttggaggccacagaaggagagttgtatggcattgaagctcatctggaggttagttaacacagtatccaaaaaagggccagaagtatacagaatggtgttgtctgcgtagaggtgtatcagagaatcaccagcagcaagagcgacatcattgatgtatacagagaagagtggtacttaaggtcattgtcctgttggaaggtgaaccttcaccccaaaaaggcctgattggtggagtgctgcagagatggttgtccttctggaaggttctcccatctccacagaggaacgttGGAGTTCtatcagagtaaccatcgggttctttgtcacctccctgaccaaggcccttctccctcgatttctcagtttggccgggtggcaagctccaggaagtcttggtggttccaaacttcttccatttaagattgatggagcccactgtgttcttggggaccttcaatgctgcagaaatgttttggtacccttccccaggtttttccttcgaccttatggattgtttttttctttgacacgcactgtcaactgtgggacctttatatagacaggtgtgtgcctttccaaatcatgtccaatcaattgaatttaccacaggtggactccaatacatttttgtagaaacatctcaaggatgatcaatggaaacaggatgcacttgagctcaattttgagtctcatagcaaagggtctgaatacgtttttatatttgcaaaaatgcctaaacctgttttcggtttgtcattatggggtattgtgtgtagattgctgagattttctttttttaaaaattaatttaaaatacaattttagagaatctgtaacgtaacaaaatttggaaaaagtcaatgggtctgaatactttccgaaggcactgtatatagcaacacctccccataagcattcctgtctcttctatagatgttatccTTGTATtactactgctgtatcatcaaaggaattatctaagtgagtcagaaatggctaatatatgaatgctatctgatgttagcatgttattgatttcattatccttatttctaaggctacatatattaatatgagcAAATGTTTttgccctttcctgggtagcttctcAGAGACatacataatatggaaaagaacaaacaaagaaagagaagaaaaaaaaacattcagcagtccattaatcaattggttgtgtgtgttttctgcgGGTGGACAATTATCCTGTCATAGTGGATGTAAGCAATGTACCCACACGCTTtagcagctttcatggctgggacaAGTTATTTtctcttctggcgcacagcttcaagaacttgaagaattttgaagagAATAATAGGCAATTGTTGGTTTATCCAGGTGTGGAAACCTCTTAGACTTACCCGGAAAGGCTCaaagctgccaaaggtgattctaacatgtattgactcagggggttaaatacttatctaATTatgatatattagtgttttatttttaaaaaattttataaaaatgttagaatttttcttccactttgacagagtattttgtgtagatcatagaatttaaattgaatacatttttatcGTACatggtaaaacaacaaaatgtggaaaaagtcaagtggtgtgaaaaTGTTATGAAGTTCCCAAATGCTTATTTTAGAACTTCCATTCAACTACTTAATTTCTTTCCCAAGACACTTAATGAGAAAATGAATGTATTTTATCATGCAGATTTGTAGTTTAGACGTGTATGTGTGGTTTTCATATGGTGTATTTTAAACTTATTTATGTTTAATAAACACAAAATAGGAATGTTCATTCTAAGACTTTCATTGAGACTCTTTTGTATACATTACATCAGATATCACCCTATTTAGCATACAGTACACCCGACAGCGCTTTATAACTAAATATACAATGACCTCAAAGTATTGGGacgggtacgcgcaatgccgtcgggtacaacaaataaaaatgtgattcactttttttttacacatttctgGGACATTTTCAAAGTCCATTTATATTTACCATTGGGGTGAGTTTTTTTTTTCTCGcccgagtagcctcgtttcactgccaaaaatgaaatgaaaccatctagtgttaaacgaaataacaacacaatgtcaaatacaggtagcctagtcaaataattaacatccaatcacatgaaCCGTTACTCTCTTGccggaattccactaacggtcagtatgtagccaaacgtagctgctgctcatgttggtatctgtactgatggtgcaaaagccatgacagggagacagtgGAGTGGTAACACACGTGCATGACCGcatgaaaaacgttttggacactacagtgaaaatggtaaCTTTGTTAAAGTAAGGCCCCTgaactcgtgtattttctgcactatgcaatgatatgggcagcaaccatgtaacacttttacaacatagtgtgctggttatcaagggccaaagtattgacacatttttttaaattgacagatgagcttaaagttttctttattgaccacaattttcacttgtctgaccacttgcatgatgacgattgagcctatgattaagaagttggagctcatctctgtctgcattaacaaggacaccACACAGGTCTtcccatcattgtatgattttgtgtgtgcaaatgaactcaagcttacggacaatgtcaaatgtgatatagcgaagcacctgagtgagttggctgcgcaattatgcaggtactttccctgaaacggatgacacaaacaactggattcgttatccctttccacttaccgatatctgaacaagagagcctcatcgaaattgcaacaagcggttctgtgaaaattgaatttaatcagaagcctgtgccagatttctggattgggctgcacttAGAGTaacctgccttggcaaatcatgcCGTTAAAACacggatgccctttgcaaccacgtacctatgtgagagtggattctcagccctcactagcatgaaaactaaatacacagactgtgtgtggaaaatgatttaagactgagactctccaatacaacccaacattgcagagttatgtgcatcctttcaagcacacccttctcattaacctgtggtgagttattcacaatttccgatgaacaaataaggttttatatgtaagatggttaaataaagagcaaaattatttattattattatattattatttgtgccctggtcctataagagctctttgtcacttcccacgtgccgggttgtgacaaaaacttacactcattcttatgcttaataaatgtatcatatagtgtgtgtgtggcaggcttacaatgatggcaaaaaacaacatttgagagtgatctgaccctggtgctagagggggtatgcagctggaggttgaatgtttgaaggggtatgggactataaaaagtttgggaaccaccgcTTTAGCACTTTCGATTGTTAATGACACAATGACTTTGAGGTTAAAGTACAGATTGTCAGCTTTAAACGGAGGGTATTTGAaaccatatcgggtgaaccgtttagaaatgacagcactttttgtacatattcccccccattttaggggaccaaaagtaatgTGACAAAAAAGTTAAAAAGTTACAgaagcacaaatatcataccccccacaaaaatgtgtcactgtcccgatacttttgtttgtttacatacaaaaacacacaatgTATGAACTTGACCAGGTAATTGACTCCAAAAAACTCCATATGtagagttatatatatattaatgtccATTTTGTAACCTCTTCCTGCAGGTGGTTTGCTGGAGGCTAATAGAGGAGACTGGGCGGCCATCTTGGATTCCCAGACTGGTGCAGCCAAGGGCCCGGTGGATGACATCACCGAGCAGGCCAGGACCAGAggcaacatagtggaggtcagtggatgggacagcttcctcaactctgggctggggaacaacactgttaaccacaaccagaaacagacagtcgaacacaaaacaacaaccgATCTTAGACTCCATGACAACAGATTGGCTGAGACCAGGGTGAGGATTAGATTTGGTCTGCGGGGACAGGGAGCTGTCCGTTTGCGGCgggagagaacagacacagactTGGCTAGCTATGCTCCGtcctgctcctatagttgtgattcagagagactgatggcacctcaggttaaccccctaacaggtgctgccttcagcctgccttctataggatctatcaactggaacatggaccctgcgacaacacagacactccctggccttcatcctcctcacactctcctaatgttaaaccagacctcagaCAATGCCAGTACCTCAACACTAAATGGCTACACAAACCCATTGACAAATGACAGTAGTAGTAACGCTATCAGCAGATCCGGTGGCAAAGAAAAGCGCTTCCCGTGTTCGTTCTGTGGGAAAGCCTTCAGTTTCCCCCAacaggtggagatccaccagaggatgCACACGGGGGAGAAACCATTCAGCTGCCACCTGTGCCGGGCCAGTTTCTCACACTCGTCcagcctgaagaggcaccagagggtccacgcAGGTGAGAAAACCTACAGCTGCCCCCATTGTAAGAAGAGATTCTCCCACCAGCACCAGCTGAAGAggcacctgaaggtccacacaggagagaggccGTTCGCCTGTACGCACTgcgggaagaggttctcagagaggagatacctcaggatacaccagcagaaaatgcACACAGCCCATGAATAGTGTAATGTAGTACTAGTTATTTTGGAGTTAATTTTGTTGGTTTTGGATGTAGTGGGGAACTAGATGAGGTGAACTGAGGAAAGAATAAGTATGATGAGGCAGAGTAGATTATATGGTGATGGTTGGTGTGCTGGTGTCTGTAAAAATGCTTCACTGATGAAAAGTGACAACCTGTCATGTTGTTTGACGCTGGTGTTTTATAATGAAGAAATTATAGTGCCTTACTTCATGTTTACCTGACTAAGTATTGAACACATTTATTTTACGTTATTGAAATACAGATTTACATCCGGTAACGGAATTACATCATGGATCCCTGATTatactatacagaaatgcataattatggctATGAATATAATTTggttcatggtgatgtatcctgaataggtacacaaaggtagagAAATATGTAATATCCGTattttgcatatttgggtattattctacacactggctattattgtCTGTCCTCAAACAAGACCACATTTGGATGGCTATGACCAGACCGAATCTGAAACCATCATAGATATCTACGTTTCAGAAgtttatactgtactgttctcagctgtgctctactgtactgtgctgaactccactctactgtactctactttactgtactgttctgtactttactgTTGTTACAGGCTTaggtttttccatttatatttTACCTCATTGGTCAGTATGTGTTCAACCTGTGCTGGTCTGTCATCTCGTTAAtcaggtgtttcacctgtgctggcacaggtgatatttaagagcggctAGCCCAGTGCTCCAGATGtcttgagagatgtggagggttaacacctTTAGTTGGCTCTCCCTATTTGATTTATAAACAATCCTTTATCTTATCTTCACTGTTTTCGTTTTGCTccactttttggtttgcttcctgtctttaagaacctcttaaggatctaaccctttttttcaattttcacctaaaatgacccaaatctaactgcccgtagctcaggacctgaagcaaggatatgcatattctagatatcatttgaaaggaaacactttgaagtttgtggaaatgcgaaattaatgtaggagaatataacacattagatctggtaaaagataatactaAAAAAAACATgcgtcatctttgaaatgcaagagaaaggtcatacaTTGAGATAGGATTCTAGGTGTAATTTAGATGTTTTCCACAAGATAGCAGCAGTGTGTGGAATTGGCTGTTGTTTACaatgtcattctagtcacattatcgcatattgagcaacaactgtcccggtttagggacaccgatCTCGTAGAggtttaagtttggtgtgggttttaatTTAATTTGCCTTTTCTGGTCCAATTTTAATGGTCGCTCAtcgtgggtgtcttttaggtcccagttgttgttgctagtcaactttcagtggacacccccatgggtgtctttcagaacccctcctagaaCGTCACCTGTTTCTCTTTGGTAACCAACCCCCTTCTGTTTGAGCAACAATATTTGGTTTCttactggggaacgtaacaaaatgggggcTCGTccgaatctccatagacaaacattggcagtagcatggccttactgaagagctcagtgactttctgccatgctagagctgccccggtcaactgtaagtgctattattgtcTAGTCTAGgaccaacaatggctcagccgtgaagaggtagggcacacaagctcacagaatgggactgcagAGTGCTGAAGCTTATAGCGTGTAAaaccgtctgtcctcagttgcaacacttactaccgagttccaaacttacactggaagcttcatgaaattggattccaaggccaagcagccgcacacaaccctaagatcatcatgctcaatgccaagcacTGGCTGGAGTTGTGTaatgctcgccgccattggactctgcagCAGTGGAAACGTATTCGCTGGAGTGATatatcacgcttcaccatctggcactccgacggacgaatctgggtttgacggatgccaggagaatgctacctgccccaatgcataatgccaactgtaaagtttggtggaggaggaataatggtctggggctgtttttttcatggtttgggctaggccccttagttccagtgaagggaaatcttaacgctacagcatacaatgacatcgtagacgattctgtgcttccaactttgtggcaacagtatggggaaggccctttcctgtttcagcataacaatgcccccatgcacaaagcaaggtccatacagaaatggtttgtcgagatcggtgtggaagaatttgactggcctgcacagagccctgacctcaaccacatcaaacaactttgggatgaattggaacgccgactgcgagccaggcctaatcgcccaacatcagtgcctgacctcgcgaatgctcttgtggctgaatggtagCAAGTCCTTGCAGCAATGTtccacatctagtggaaagccttcccataagagtggaggctgttttagcAGTAAAAGGGGGACCAAATccttattaatgcccatgattttggaatgagatgttcgacgagcaggcaCTGTTAAAGATGCTATCCTTCAGGCTTATGAGTTAATCTCTGAGGCATACAGACAACAGTTCCGTAAATGACAAAATACAGAATCACAAAGCCTTGTTGAATtcgcaatcaatcagtcaatcaaatttatttataaagccctttttagatcagccgatgtcacaaagtgctgtacagaaacccagcctaaaaccccaaacagcaagcaaagcagatgtagaagcatggtggctaggaaaaactccctagaaaggctgggaACAGGCTTGTCTTTTTGATCGGTGGTTTGGTTCTCAAGAGGCCGAAGGAATTAAAGACACTCAtcaagcactgcagcagtaatgaaagTAGGAAAGTGTTTCAATGGGCCTgctttgttgttattattagtggcttaaGTCTTTTTTAATTGAGAAATATTAAACTTTTTCTGTTCAtcggagtaacaacatgaatttgtgcatgaggcacaaataatgcagtgcgacttgAATTTTTCCATCAGCTTTTTTTGGtcagtggaggaggggagagcagaggaatgtcagcccagtaaaataaaaataaaaatcaaattatttaaatgtatgctcactcagctatgcttcacaagtaatacaacaacgga
It contains:
- the LOC123744272 gene encoding Wilms tumor protein homolog translates to MTNYMVFHTQIASVMEVLANAAVAEICKLVDDDYAVFRLEITQSQKENRTLRRKLQLQELKVARERAERTIRERVVASRPRSVKILDRYRVMARGEGHLTGGNRSFVKSAEHNTWRDDRPITVDEGSGTSTQHVIMIESADAEAAGPGVKQEMAEGEEDPRHSRDCQTAVAGAPPVATEDPTTAPAQPSSITEVSGTQNTIFKTETYPNTSTGLGRLGCPPAPHSEYLLYGNHSPTTVLSHQDPSDSLQTVNDPSCSYATETGMIPGDMPVGLDTQTNPMRGNWNQYSSSVYSEECLDEKGEGLALDDVTVKVEGDAPLKWNEDETHLGEGHLQGNSSEFLDYRESLETNLNVGTHSPLHAFRDHNPVSTSMAPSDSHSHVLFDQVLISNNRVRAQALGGGATSGKGKEKRFLCAFCNKGFSCPQKVEIHQRVHTGEKPYSCTQCHIRFAQAGDLKRHQRVHTGEKPFSCTQCNMRFAHAGNLKRHQRVHTGEK